One Roseimaritima multifibrata DNA window includes the following coding sequences:
- the accB gene encoding acetyl-CoA carboxylase biotin carboxyl carrier protein, producing MNAGGKREAVNVFGIDQLKELIELMEQHDLAEIDLQQDTDRISLKRGGAQPLQAMPAPMAAAPVAAATPAEPAGDGPNILTIKSPMVGTFYTKPNPESENFVKVGAMVSPDTVICIVEAMKVFNEIPAEVSGKVVAVLAENGQPVDFDKPLFKIDTSA from the coding sequence ATGAATGCAGGTGGGAAACGCGAAGCGGTCAACGTATTTGGGATCGATCAGCTAAAAGAGTTGATCGAATTGATGGAGCAGCACGACCTGGCAGAGATCGATCTCCAGCAAGATACCGACCGAATCAGTCTAAAACGGGGCGGTGCACAGCCTTTGCAGGCCATGCCTGCCCCCATGGCGGCGGCCCCGGTCGCAGCTGCAACACCTGCCGAACCGGCTGGAGACGGCCCCAATATTTTGACCATCAAATCACCGATGGTCGGGACTTTCTACACAAAACCGAATCCTGAATCCGAGAATTTTGTCAAAGTCGGTGCGATGGTTTCCCCCGACACCGTGATCTGCATCGTTGAAGCCATGAAAGTCTTCAACGAAATTCCAGCGGAAGTCAGCGGGAAAGTCGTCGCAGTCCTTGCCGAAAACGGGCAACCTGTCGATTTCGATAAACCGCTCTTCAAAATCGATACCTCGGCCTAG
- a CDS encoding Gfo/Idh/MocA family protein, with protein sequence MSIDRRSFIAASAAASAALSCPAIRAAPKDKKYRTALIGSGWWGMNILREALAAGQTKVVAICDVDQDKLELAAEEVTDLSGDEPKTYGDFRELFEKEDVEIAIIATPDHWHALNALAAIEAGAHLFIEKPTGHTIGESQAIVKAAQASDSVVQVGLHRRIGPHHTSGIRFLREGGAGDIGLVRMFVHSRGGSEAPTKNSPPPEQLDWDMYCGPAPLRPFNRKIHPGGFRHFLDFANGTLGDWGVHWIDQMLMWSEQKSPHTVYSTGGRPIRGAAVLNEDEQTTDAPDSQIATYEFDNFTATWEHRQFGGAGPEKSTVGCHFYGNKGTFHMGWRDGWTFYPADSRKPVIHEESQLQEPDGHNLKLLWADFLKSIESGQKPVADIAIGHQATTLSLLGMLSLKLGRSIRWDGDREAILDDSAATKLLKREYRGPWVYPV encoded by the coding sequence ATGTCCATTGATCGACGCTCGTTTATTGCGGCCTCTGCCGCCGCTTCGGCCGCCCTTTCCTGTCCCGCTATTCGTGCGGCCCCCAAAGACAAAAAGTATCGGACCGCATTGATCGGATCCGGTTGGTGGGGGATGAATATTCTGCGTGAAGCGCTTGCCGCAGGGCAGACCAAAGTCGTTGCGATCTGCGACGTCGATCAGGACAAATTGGAATTGGCTGCCGAGGAAGTGACGGACCTGAGTGGCGACGAACCGAAGACCTATGGCGATTTTCGTGAGCTGTTTGAAAAAGAAGACGTCGAGATTGCGATCATTGCCACCCCGGATCATTGGCATGCATTAAATGCGCTGGCCGCGATCGAGGCGGGGGCCCACCTGTTTATCGAAAAACCAACCGGTCATACGATCGGTGAAAGCCAGGCGATCGTGAAAGCGGCACAGGCCTCCGATTCGGTCGTGCAGGTCGGGCTACACCGCAGGATTGGCCCTCACCACACCTCTGGGATTCGTTTCCTTCGCGAAGGGGGAGCGGGAGATATCGGACTGGTTCGGATGTTTGTCCACAGTCGCGGTGGCAGTGAAGCCCCGACAAAAAACAGCCCGCCGCCGGAACAGCTGGACTGGGATATGTACTGCGGGCCGGCACCGCTGCGTCCGTTCAATCGCAAAATTCACCCTGGCGGGTTTCGGCATTTTCTGGATTTCGCCAACGGGACTCTGGGCGACTGGGGAGTCCACTGGATCGATCAAATGTTGATGTGGTCCGAGCAGAAATCGCCACATACCGTTTATTCGACAGGGGGCCGGCCAATTCGTGGCGCTGCGGTTTTGAATGAAGATGAACAGACAACCGACGCTCCCGATTCCCAGATCGCAACTTACGAATTCGATAATTTCACCGCGACCTGGGAACATCGCCAGTTCGGAGGCGCTGGGCCTGAGAAATCGACCGTCGGCTGCCACTTTTATGGAAACAAAGGGACCTTTCACATGGGCTGGCGTGACGGCTGGACCTTTTATCCAGCGGATTCACGAAAGCCGGTCATTCATGAAGAAAGCCAGCTGCAGGAACCGGACGGCCACAATCTGAAATTGCTGTGGGCCGATTTCTTGAAATCGATCGAATCTGGACAGAAACCCGTCGCTGACATTGCTATCGGGCACCAGGCGACTACCCTCAGTTTGTTAGGAATGCTTTCTTTAAAACTGGGCCGGAGCATCCGCTGGGATGGTGACCGCGAAGCAATACTGGACGATAGTGCCGCCACTAAATTGCTTAAACGTGAATATCGCGGTCCTTGGGTGTACCCCGTGTGA
- a CDS encoding M24 family metallopeptidase, whose translation MNYSARLQEACSRLSSHQVDALFVFNETNVSYLTGFSGDSTVLLLTENGATLLSDRRYETQLQQECPQLPALVRGPDKNMYQLIEEAAASQLADCQSIGFEANHLHWNDYQKLAKSLGARTLVPTSAFIEAQRLIKDEDEIAILRRAVSIAERTFLSIRARLRPDWTELQMAHELESTMRELGASGCGFAPILAIDANAALPHAHPGSQVLNQASTLLVDWGAKFQGYTSDLTRTLSIGPPSDRFHEVYEVVLLAQQTAIEKIRPGIPLKEIDRAARDVIAQAGFGDYFGHGLGHGIGLQVHESPRMASTSEETLESGMVVTVEPGIYLPGEFGVRIEDDVLVTPEGNEVLSSLAKGLDDMIVFL comes from the coding sequence GTGAATTATTCGGCCCGCCTGCAAGAAGCCTGCTCCCGGCTTTCTAGTCACCAAGTCGACGCACTTTTTGTGTTCAACGAAACCAATGTGAGCTATCTGACCGGATTCAGCGGGGACAGCACGGTCCTACTGTTGACAGAAAACGGGGCGACGCTGTTAAGCGACCGACGCTATGAAACGCAACTGCAGCAGGAATGCCCGCAGCTTCCGGCATTGGTCCGCGGCCCCGATAAAAACATGTACCAATTAATCGAAGAAGCCGCAGCCAGTCAGCTGGCAGACTGTCAATCGATCGGATTCGAAGCCAATCATCTGCACTGGAACGACTATCAAAAATTGGCTAAATCGCTCGGGGCCCGCACGCTGGTGCCAACTTCGGCGTTTATCGAAGCTCAGCGATTAATCAAAGACGAAGACGAAATCGCCATTTTGCGACGAGCGGTTTCGATTGCGGAACGAACCTTTCTCTCCATTCGAGCTCGGCTTCGGCCCGACTGGACCGAATTGCAGATGGCCCATGAACTGGAATCGACGATGCGAGAACTGGGGGCAAGTGGCTGCGGATTTGCTCCCATTTTGGCAATCGACGCCAACGCCGCATTGCCTCACGCCCATCCCGGATCTCAGGTTCTCAATCAGGCATCGACGTTGCTGGTCGACTGGGGGGCAAAATTCCAAGGCTATACCAGCGACCTCACGCGGACGCTGTCGATCGGTCCTCCAAGCGACCGTTTCCATGAAGTTTACGAAGTGGTGCTGTTGGCGCAGCAAACCGCGATCGAAAAAATTCGTCCCGGAATCCCTCTAAAAGAAATCGATCGGGCTGCCCGAGACGTGATTGCCCAAGCGGGGTTTGGAGATTATTTTGGCCACGGACTGGGGCACGGAATCGGATTACAGGTCCACGAATCCCCCCGGATGGCGTCAACAAGCGAAGAAACGCTGGAATCGGGGATGGTCGTAACGGTAGAACCTGGGATCTATTTGCCCGGCGAGTTTGGCGTTCGTATCGAAGATGACGTTCTCGTCACCCCGGAAGGAAACGAAGTCTTGTCGTCGCTCGCAAAGGGCCTCGATGACATGATCGTTTTCCTGTAA
- a CDS encoding sigma 54-interacting transcriptional regulator produces the protein MTHPAADFFSTGAVLVSQAMRDVLRIASLAASTDASVLIVGEMGTGKHWLARAIHQASSRRDQPFQRWDCGSIAPLGIGNGEEGLGRSCSPPASGTLFLDHLDRADLPLQDRLSQFVFNAGEQADAHPDSSSTLPAAPCRLIAASSLDLLPPVEEGRFRSDLFWGVNVIPILLPPLRERREDILPLIDHFWKVLNRQIGKQVQSLEGPLLTSLENYPWPGNIDQLFSYLQRVIVCSEGSEPAIDFLPESITGKAKAIAEPVNTADVGSLTTAVVQQGLQTIAEDASDVHSQIVDRVEREVIRQVLLECDGVQTRAASRLGMNRNTLHKKIKDYGMDQPPSAS, from the coding sequence ATGACACATCCCGCAGCTGATTTCTTTTCAACAGGTGCGGTACTGGTTTCGCAAGCGATGCGGGATGTGTTGCGAATCGCTTCGCTTGCCGCCAGCACGGACGCGTCCGTGCTGATTGTCGGCGAAATGGGAACGGGCAAGCACTGGCTTGCCCGAGCAATCCACCAAGCGTCGTCGCGACGCGACCAGCCTTTCCAGCGATGGGACTGTGGTTCCATCGCCCCGCTAGGGATAGGAAATGGCGAGGAGGGCTTGGGGCGATCCTGCAGTCCGCCCGCCTCGGGGACGCTGTTTCTTGATCACCTGGATCGGGCCGACCTGCCGCTGCAGGATCGATTGTCGCAGTTTGTGTTCAATGCGGGCGAGCAAGCGGATGCTCATCCGGATTCGTCTTCGACCCTCCCCGCTGCCCCGTGCCGCCTGATTGCGGCCAGCTCGCTTGATCTGTTACCGCCGGTCGAAGAGGGGAGATTTCGCAGCGATCTTTTTTGGGGAGTGAACGTGATTCCGATTCTGCTCCCCCCGCTACGCGAACGCCGCGAAGACATTCTGCCGCTGATCGATCACTTCTGGAAAGTACTTAATCGGCAAATTGGCAAGCAGGTGCAGTCGCTTGAAGGGCCGCTGTTGACCTCGCTGGAAAACTATCCTTGGCCAGGGAACATCGACCAGCTGTTCAGTTACCTTCAGCGGGTGATTGTCTGTTCAGAGGGAAGCGAGCCAGCCATCGATTTTCTGCCCGAATCGATCACCGGGAAAGCGAAAGCGATTGCCGAGCCGGTCAACACCGCGGACGTAGGTTCGCTGACCACTGCAGTTGTGCAGCAAGGGCTGCAGACCATCGCTGAGGATGCGAGTGACGTCCATAGCCAGATCGTCGACCGTGTTGAACGCGAGGTCATCCGCCAGGTCCTTCTCGAATGCGACGGGGTTCAAACCCGTGCAGCGAGTCGGCTGGGAATGAATCGCAACACCCTGCACAAGAAGATCAAGGACTACGGAATGGATCAGCCACCGTCCGCCTCCTGA
- a CDS encoding DUF1559 domain-containing protein, whose amino-acid sequence MKRNRSRVGFTLVELLVVIAIIGVLVGLLLPAVQAAREAARRMSCSNNMKQLGLALHNYHDTHRVFPYGYFDAGTFHRRDCWMQQILPFIEGGNFADQYQSWDGAYVMDTPVELKDAPMPAFMCPSDPGAGGFGGGGGLRSGGEGFQGNYVVAASSVDMTRPMTNLNGMFYNESKTKFRDLVDGTSNTLMVGESVVRSGLGGWGGAGGYWGGGPHGAFGFTTWQGPNTSVADQVYSCKTETDPKAPCLSIGTAAEIRNFARSYHPSGAQFTLGDASTRFLSDTIDLVIYRGLGTRNGGEVVQLP is encoded by the coding sequence ATGAAGAGAAATCGTAGCCGCGTAGGCTTTACATTAGTAGAACTACTGGTCGTGATCGCCATCATTGGAGTCCTTGTCGGGCTCCTGCTTCCTGCGGTGCAAGCGGCCCGCGAAGCGGCTCGCCGCATGAGCTGCTCCAATAACATGAAGCAGCTTGGCTTGGCGCTTCACAACTACCACGATACGCATCGTGTCTTTCCGTACGGATATTTCGACGCTGGGACATTTCACCGTCGTGACTGCTGGATGCAGCAGATATTGCCGTTCATTGAAGGGGGGAATTTTGCAGACCAGTACCAGAGTTGGGATGGCGCATATGTAATGGACACGCCGGTTGAGCTTAAGGACGCGCCGATGCCTGCGTTCATGTGTCCTTCCGATCCAGGCGCTGGCGGTTTCGGCGGAGGCGGAGGTCTGCGTTCCGGTGGAGAAGGTTTCCAGGGGAACTATGTTGTCGCGGCGTCCAGCGTCGACATGACCCGTCCGATGACCAACCTGAACGGAATGTTTTATAACGAATCGAAAACCAAATTCCGTGACTTGGTCGACGGAACTTCCAATACCTTGATGGTTGGAGAATCGGTCGTTCGTTCTGGATTGGGCGGTTGGGGTGGCGCCGGTGGTTACTGGGGTGGCGGTCCACACGGAGCCTTTGGTTTCACCACATGGCAAGGTCCGAATACGAGCGTAGCCGACCAGGTTTATTCGTGCAAAACGGAAACCGATCCTAAAGCGCCCTGCTTGTCGATCGGTACCGCCGCTGAAATCCGGAACTTTGCTCGTAGTTACCATCCCAGCGGAGCTCAGTTCACTTTGGGGGACGCCTCGACGCGTTTCCTAAGCGATACCATCGATTTGGTCATCTATCGCGGTTTGGGCACACGTAACGGCGGCGAAGTCGTTCAGTTGCCATAG
- a CDS encoding META domain-containing protein, whose translation MLQKRPLALILLLVATSFACGDLLAHAAAKPVTLRGVSATGDQDVPAIGKEEIKKLNLFRDWKVVEILGKPLVENSVVTLEVKEDGAVSGKASVNGFFGKVEIDAEKLKFGPLGLTRRAGPRPLMDQESRYIKSLAIVVAYKIEKNKTLLLLDKDGKPVVRCE comes from the coding sequence ATGCTACAGAAAAGACCGCTTGCGCTTATTTTGTTGTTAGTTGCGACTTCCTTTGCGTGTGGCGACTTGTTGGCGCACGCCGCTGCGAAGCCTGTAACCCTGCGAGGCGTTTCTGCGACCGGCGATCAGGACGTACCTGCCATCGGAAAAGAGGAGATCAAGAAATTGAACCTGTTTCGCGATTGGAAAGTCGTCGAAATCCTAGGCAAACCGTTAGTCGAGAATTCCGTGGTTACTCTGGAAGTCAAAGAAGACGGGGCGGTCAGCGGGAAAGCCTCGGTTAATGGGTTTTTCGGAAAAGTCGAAATCGATGCGGAAAAACTGAAATTTGGTCCGTTGGGGCTGACTCGCCGAGCAGGACCGCGCCCGCTGATGGACCAAGAAAGTCGGTACATAAAGAGCTTGGCGATCGTGGTTGCTTATAAGATAGAGAAGAACAAGACATTGTTGCTGCTGGATAAGGACGGCAAGCCGGTCGTCCGGTGCGAATAG
- a CDS encoding PQQ-binding-like beta-propeller repeat protein: MKNCLYWLFVALVLGRVAEGDADEPVVVWRQEVGVGFSSFVASEDSVYTSGHVGDDDVVYCLDANDGKIRWQFAYPEPLEARDFEGGPTATPALDGDRLYALSRSGKLFCLDATDGEVHWKLDVSEVADVRIPGWGFSGTPRIVDEKLLLTVGEAGLALDKIDGSLIWKSADRDAGYASPVLLPAAEGTLVVFASGRSYSAVDLQTGQPRWQERWLTTFGCNAADPIYRDGRLFLSSGYNRGSALFDVSGEEPELIWKSKDFQNQLHGSILHDGFLYGLDGDMEAGARLKCVDWKTGEVRWVENDLRPGAIILVEDEWILLTDTGEMIRGAATPDGYQETSRSKVLEGKCWVNPLYHGGRLYCRSVEGGVASVELRD; the protein is encoded by the coding sequence ATGAAAAATTGTCTCTACTGGTTGTTCGTCGCATTGGTTCTAGGGCGCGTCGCAGAGGGCGACGCCGATGAGCCAGTCGTTGTGTGGCGGCAAGAGGTCGGAGTCGGTTTCTCTTCCTTTGTCGCGTCCGAGGATTCGGTTTATACGTCGGGGCATGTCGGCGACGACGACGTCGTCTACTGCTTGGATGCAAACGATGGAAAGATTCGCTGGCAGTTCGCCTACCCCGAACCGCTGGAGGCTCGTGATTTTGAAGGGGGGCCGACAGCGACGCCAGCGTTGGACGGCGATCGGCTGTATGCCCTCAGTCGTAGCGGCAAACTGTTTTGTCTGGATGCGACCGATGGCGAAGTGCACTGGAAACTAGACGTATCCGAAGTCGCCGATGTCCGTATTCCTGGCTGGGGATTCTCGGGGACGCCACGAATCGTTGATGAGAAATTGCTGTTGACCGTCGGCGAGGCGGGATTGGCACTCGACAAGATCGATGGATCGCTGATTTGGAAATCAGCGGACCGCGATGCGGGATACGCTTCGCCGGTGCTGCTTCCCGCCGCCGAAGGGACTCTGGTCGTTTTTGCATCGGGGCGATCTTATTCGGCCGTCGATTTGCAAACCGGACAGCCGCGTTGGCAAGAACGATGGCTGACGACCTTCGGATGCAATGCCGCCGATCCGATCTACCGTGATGGAAGACTGTTTCTTTCTTCAGGATACAACCGCGGTTCTGCCCTGTTTGATGTAAGCGGCGAAGAACCCGAATTGATTTGGAAATCGAAAGATTTTCAAAATCAATTGCATGGCTCTATCTTGCACGATGGTTTTCTGTATGGGTTGGATGGTGACATGGAAGCGGGCGCGCGATTGAAGTGTGTTGACTGGAAAACCGGTGAAGTCCGTTGGGTAGAAAACGACCTCCGTCCGGGGGCGATCATCCTCGTGGAAGACGAATGGATCTTGTTGACCGACACCGGGGAAATGATCCGTGGCGCGGCCACTCCTGACGGCTATCAGGAAACATCACGCAGCAAGGTTTTGGAAGGGAAATGTTGGGTCAATCCGCTTTATCATGGCGGCCGACTGTATTGCCGTAGCGTGGAGGGCGGAGTCGCATCGGTGGAATTGCGGGATTAG
- the accC gene encoding acetyl-CoA carboxylase biotin carboxylase subunit: MYNRILIANRGEIALRVIRACRELGIESVAVYSQADADSAHVRYADQAFCIGPARSADSYLRIDRIISAAELGDVDAIHPGYGFLAENAHFNEVCRSCKIDFIGPRPEAMEMLGDKNTARSLAIKAEVPVVPGSDGLIDDDNEAIRVANEIGFPVLIKATAGGGGKGMRVAVDQSVLATAVSQARTEAQAAFGNGAVYIEKYIEKPRHIEVQVIADEHGNVVHLYERDCSVQRRHQKLIEEAPSPTLSPEKRTAICEAAVRMIRAANYTNAGTVEFIVDKNDDFYFIEVNARIQVEHPVTEMVTGIDLIKQQILVASGEPLPFKQEDIPCRGVAIECRINAENPDKGFQPNPGKIQHMFAPGGLGVRFDSHVCSGYTVPPYYDSMIGKLIVYQPTRLEAIATMRRALKELAIEGISTTASFHDKVLQHPEFIAGNCDTTFVEREFTN; the protein is encoded by the coding sequence ATGTACAACCGGATCCTGATTGCCAATCGTGGCGAAATTGCCCTTCGTGTCATCCGTGCCTGCCGAGAATTGGGGATCGAATCGGTTGCCGTCTACAGCCAAGCGGACGCCGATTCGGCTCATGTTCGTTATGCCGATCAAGCGTTTTGCATCGGCCCCGCGCGGAGCGCGGACAGCTACCTGCGCATCGACCGGATCATTAGCGCTGCGGAGCTAGGGGATGTCGACGCGATCCATCCGGGTTATGGATTCCTAGCCGAAAACGCTCACTTCAACGAAGTTTGCCGGAGCTGCAAAATTGACTTCATCGGGCCTCGCCCCGAAGCGATGGAAATGCTGGGCGATAAAAACACCGCCCGGTCGCTGGCCATCAAGGCCGAAGTCCCAGTAGTGCCCGGGAGTGACGGGTTGATCGATGATGACAATGAAGCGATTCGCGTTGCCAACGAAATCGGATTTCCTGTCCTGATCAAAGCAACCGCAGGTGGCGGAGGCAAAGGGATGCGAGTGGCCGTCGACCAATCGGTCCTGGCAACCGCCGTATCGCAAGCCCGCACCGAGGCCCAAGCGGCGTTTGGTAACGGAGCCGTCTACATCGAAAAGTACATTGAAAAACCTCGGCACATCGAAGTTCAGGTGATCGCCGATGAACATGGCAACGTGGTTCATCTTTATGAACGCGATTGCAGCGTTCAACGTCGCCATCAAAAACTGATCGAAGAAGCCCCCAGCCCGACGCTATCGCCAGAAAAACGGACCGCGATCTGCGAAGCGGCCGTGCGAATGATTCGAGCCGCCAACTATACCAATGCGGGAACGGTCGAATTTATCGTCGACAAGAACGATGATTTCTACTTCATCGAAGTCAACGCCCGAATTCAAGTCGAACATCCCGTCACCGAAATGGTCACCGGCATCGACCTGATCAAGCAGCAGATCCTTGTCGCGTCCGGCGAACCTCTTCCCTTCAAACAAGAAGACATTCCATGCCGCGGGGTCGCTATCGAATGCCGCATCAACGCCGAGAATCCCGACAAAGGCTTCCAACCCAATCCAGGTAAAATTCAGCACATGTTTGCCCCAGGCGGTTTGGGCGTTCGTTTTGATTCCCACGTTTGCTCGGGCTATACGGTACCTCCGTATTACGATTCGATGATCGGGAAACTGATTGTCTACCAGCCGACACGACTGGAAGCGATCGCCACGATGCGAAGGGCTCTGAAAGAATTGGCAATCGAAGGCATTTCGACGACCGCCAGCTTCCACGACAAAGTCCTGCAACATCCTGAATTCATCGCAGGAAACTGCGATACAACGTTCGTCGAACGTGAATTCACCAACTAG